From the uncultured Methanomethylovorans sp. genome, the window GTAGAAGGAGCCATCGTAGGTGCCAAAGTGATAGGCATAGAAGTACGCTCCATGATAGCTTCGGGCGCACAGATGAACCTGCGATCATTTGGAGGAGATTATAATGTCATAGTAGGTGACGCATGTGCGGTTCCCCTTAAAGGTGAATCTGTAGATGCCATAGTCACAGATCCCCCTTATGGACGTTCTGCAGCAATTAGAGCTGAATCACTATACCATCTTTATGCTGATTCTTTTAGAGAAATGCACAGATTACTTCGAAAGGGTAAAATTGCCATAGTAGTCTCTGAAATAGAAATAACCGAATTTGCAAAAGATGCAGGGTTCGAGATAATTGACGAATACAGGCAGAGAGTACACAGAAGCCTTACACGGAGGATTACAGTATTAAGTAAGGACAAATAGAAAATTATTCATAATTAATAAAAGCCTAGTATACATATTTACTTATATACTATTTTTACCATTAATGTTAGTAGTACAAAGTTATTGTACAGAAGTAGACAATAACGAGAGTATTAGAGGCTTAGCCGTCAACCTTGTTTTTAAATAGAAAGACTTAATTTCAAAAAACTTCTACTTTTTATTAAGCGATGGCAAAATCCGGTGGAAAAATGGTAGTGAATAAGAAATATATCATTCTGAATCTAGTATTTATTGCGATTTTCTGTGCAGGATGTATTGGAACTGATGAGTCGGACAGTTGGAATGGAAAAGGTAATGACCTTGTTGAAGATGGGAAATATACCGAAGCAATACAAGCATTCAATAAATCCATTGAATTAGATCCTCAAAACGGTGAAGCCTGGTTTAATAAAGGTGTTGCACTTGCTGAAATTGGAAATAATGAAGAAGCTATTCAAGCATTTGATAAAGCCATACAACTCAAACCAAACAATGCTGAATATTTAAGTGAAAAGGGGATCGTCCTCCGAAAGATAGGAAGATATGAAGAAGCAACACAGATCTATGATAAGATCATAGAAATAGATCCTCTGGATGGCTTTGCTTGGTATAACAAAGGTATTGCACTTTACTACATGGGAAAACACGAAGAAGCAATACAAGCATATAATAAATCCACAGAACTTGAGCCACAGTTTGCCACAGCTTGGTACAATAAAGGATATGCCTTCTATAATATGGGCAGATACGAAGAAGCCATTCAAGCATTTGAGAAAGCAATAGAAATTGATTCAAAAGATGCAAAAACATGGAACTACAAAGGATTGGCATATTCTGAACTTGGCAGGTACTACGAATCATTGGTAGCTTTCAACAAAGCCATTGAAATTGATCCACAATATACCAAAGCATTGGATAACAAAGCTTATGTCCTAAATCAAATGGAAAGATTTGAGGAAGCTATTCAGGTATGTAACAAATCTATAAAAATTGATCCAAAAGATGTAAAAGCATGGAGCTACAAAGGACATGCCCTTAATAAAATGGGAAGGGCTGAAGAGGCATTACAAGCATATAATAACGCGACGACAATTGATCCACAGGACACTGAAGCCTGGAATTACAAAGGCAACGGCCTCTATGACATGAACAAGTATGAAGAGGCAATACAAAGTTATAATAAAGCTACAGAGATAGACCCGCAGTACGCAGAAGCCTGGAAAAATAAAGCTAGAACTTACTATGCAATGACAGAATATGAAAATGCTATCAATGCATATAATAAAGCCATAGAATTAGAACCAGAAGATGCTGAGACATGGGATAGTAAGGGCACTGCGCTCCGTAGAATAGGCAAATACGATGAATCAATAGCAGCATATGATAAGGCTATAGAGATTAATTCTCAGAGTACCTCGATCCAGATGCATAAAGGTTATGCACTATACGAAATGGAAAAATATGAAGAGGCAAATCAAGTATTTGAGAAGGTCATTGAGATAAATCCTCAACATTTTGATGCATGGTATAGCAAAGGGAATGCACTTAGAGAGATGGGAGAAACCAACTCAGCTATACAAGCATACGACAAAGCTATTGAAATTAATCCTAATTACGCTTTAGCTTGGTATAATAAAGGAATTGCTTTTGACCAGGCTGGAGATTATACCGAAGCAGCTTCATGCTATGCTAAAGCCAAAGAATTGGGATATGAAGAAATATAAGACGCGGTCATATATGACCGTGATCTTTTTAATAATCTAATAATCATTAAACAGCATATTTCTCTGCAATCGCAAGCCAGTATCCATGCAGCTGTTTTTCAAGAGTTTTATGCTCATGGAATTTTACCTGCATCAGTTTCTTAAATCTGGGTCCGTGATTCATTTCTATTAAATGCACCATCTCGTGGAATACAACATACTCGATCAGTCTTTCAGGCAAGTGTTTCAAATAGGTATTAAGATTGATGTTCCCCTTTGAACTGCAACTACCCCATTTAGTGCGCATCTGCCTGAATGCCACCTTTCTGGGAAACACACCTAGTTCAGCCCCAATAGAAACTATTAATGACTCAACATATTCTTGCAATTGTCCTTCGGTCCTTCCTGAATAAAGTTCTAACTCAGCAGTAAATAAAATCCTCTGCTTATGAGCAACAAATCTTCGGTAGATCCATATTTTGTGCTTGTTAAGCAGTTTTTCATGCTCTCTAAATCCGGCAGGCGCTATCAGTTTAAGGTTACCATGCCGATACTCCAATCTAGGATACTTGATCTTTCTGAATATTACCTCATAAGGTATATCTGAATCATTAATTTTAATGGAAGAGGAAATATTTGTTGCCATTTAATCAAGCACAGTCATGCGATAACTCTTGGGATAAATAACTCATTCTTTTGGCACAAGTTCTTGCATTACTTCAGCCATGACCCGATGTCTTACAAGATATTCCTGTACTTTTTCAGAGGCTCGGCGCAGTGAATATGCATCTTCTATCCACGGCATCTCCATGGGATATTTTACTTCCATCAAGGTGAGACCATAAGATTGAGCCGATTCCAGCCCTTCTTCGTATGATTCCGGGTCAAGCATCTGTTTAAGCCATGCCTCATCCCTTACACGACTTCCTACCATCGTAAGGGCAGTAACCATTTTGCGTATCATGTTCCAAAGAAAACTGTTTGCTTCAACATCTATCTTTGTCAGTACTCCACTAACCCTAACATCTATCCTTTTCACGTCACGAACTGTGCTTTTATCTTCATCTTTGCTGCAAAAATTAGAAAAATCATGTTCTCCAACCAAGATCTTTGAGGCAGACCTGATCATAGAGATATCATACTGCTCTCCACTCATAATATATCTGTAGACCCTGCTGCTTGCATCCCTTCTTGGATCAAAATCATCTGGAACTTCTGCATGTGCCCATACCCAAATGGAATTGGGCAATTTAGAATTTATGACCCTGGGGATAGAAAGGTTAGGCTTCTCAGTATTGAAAGCTACTACCTGTCCCCTCGCATGTACACCTGCATCGGTCCTACCAGAACTCTGGAAAGATGCCGTCTTTGGATCATCAATTATCTCCAGCTCTTTTAAGGCGTTAAAGAGCTCTCCTTCAATAGTAGCAACATCCGGCTGGATCTGGGACCCATGATAGCCTGTTCCCACATATGCGATTTTAAGTGCAACCCTCATTTAATCTCACACCCCTCATAGAGCCTTTTTTCTATAATATATTTCCCTTATCAACATGAATATAATAACAAACATACAACCAAAGAAGAACCAAACGCTTATATGTGCTAAGAGATCAGGTGGAATAAGACCAGGAGTGGTGCCTGTGAGAACAGTAACATCTTCAGATGAGGGGGATTGTAGAGGTGCAATGGTTGCATTCATATCTGTAGCATTCAATCCTGCTGTAGCCACGTATGGCGTACTCAAACCTTTTGCAGGGATCGCTGAAGTTGCATTGACAATTTGGTTTGACCCCATAATAACAGTGTCTGTGGTATCATTAGACACCATGGTTGCCAGCATAGGGGATGCCTCATTTGCTGCAGTCGCCCGATCATAAACTGTGGAACCATAACCAAGGCTTTCATTTATCGACCCCCCATATTCACTGGATTTCATAGCAGCTTCTTCAAGAACTGAAGGATAATAATTTGCAGAAGAATAAACACCCATGCGACGTGTCAGATATTCTATACCAGTTGCAGCAAAAACCGCAGAGATGAAAAGACCCAGGTATTTTTTCAGCATTCCCATTATAGATGATCTGTCAACATTCTTTGTTCCCGGAACCACTACTATTAGTTTCTGCACGGGTTCATAAATTTTGATCTCACGGCCTTTTTGACTCCATTTGGTCTCTTTTACCTTTATAAGATCAGCCTCTATCAGGCTATCAAGGTTATATTTGATAGTAGTAAGAGGCAAACCCATTTTTTCAGATAAAGTGGTGGCAGACATGGGTTTATCTGCCAGAATCTCTAACATTTTAAGAGCTTTCTCATTTGAGAGAGCTTGTGTCACTTTTTTTGAATCCTCGTTAAGAGGTAAGACCAGCACTTTATCGGAATTATTGCTTTCATCTTCTGCATTTTGCATACTTTATTATATCCTCCGTGAACTTCATAACTTTTCCGTAAACTTCCAAATAATTCGCAGTTATCGGAGTGAGTCCGCAAACTTAAAAAATAGATAGAACAATATAATGTAACTTTTTGGGGCACAATAATGATCGAAAAAGACCAAATCATGAAAATTGTCGAAACCTATGATCTGGATAATATTGCAATTGCAACTGTATGCTCTCACTCGAGCCTTCAGATATTTGACGGTGCAAGAAAAGAAGGTTTCAAAACAATTGGTATCTGCGTCGACAAACCTCCTAAATTCTATAATGCTTTTCCTAAAGCAAAGCCCGACGAGTTCATTGTAGTAGATAGCTACCAGGCAATTCCAAGCATAGCGGAAGAGCTTGTTAAGAAGAATGCTATCGTTGTGCCACATGGATCTTTTGTGGAATACCTCGGTACAGAGAAATTCACCGAGTTCCCGGTTCCAACTTTTGGTAACAGGAATGTGCTTGAATGGGAATCAGACAGAAATAAGGAAAGAGAATGGCTGGAAGGTGCAAGAATCCACATGCCTAAATTAGTTAAGCCCGAAGATATAAACGGGCCTGTTATGGTAAAATACCATGGCGCTAAAGGAGGGCGTGGTTTTTTTGTTGCTAAGAATTATGAAGATTTCCTTGAAAATGTAGATAAGACTCAGAAGTACAATATTCAAGAATTCATAGTAGGTACAAGGTATTACCTTCATTTCTTCTATTCGCCCCTGAAGACGGAAGGCTATACTTTAAGCACGGGTGTCCTGGAAATGTTAAGCATGGACAGACGGGTTGAATCGAATGCTGATGAGATATTCAGGCTGGGTTCCCCAAGAGAGCTTGAAGATGCAGGAATTCACCCTACATACGTGGTCACAGGAAATGTTCCACTTGTTGCAAGAGAATCGTTACTCCCACTCATATTCGAACTTGGAGAAAGAGTAGTGGAACAATCATTAAAACTGTTTGATGGCATGATTGGCCCCTTCTGTCTTGAAACAGTATTCACGGATAAACTTGAGATAAAGGTCTTTGAGATATCTGCTCGTATAGTTGCAGGCACAAATCTTTACCCTGCAGGGTCCCCATACTCTGATTTTATCGAACCTGGCCTTTCAACTGGAAGGCGAATAGCCCAAGAAATTTCTCTTGCCAGGAAACTTAAACAACTAGACAAGATTTTATCTTGAGAATACATATTGCACATTGTTCATATTTCAAAGGATGATGTGCATGACCTCTTCTTTTAATAGGCCTGACTATGATGTTATCATAGTAGGGGCAGGCCCCGCAGGAATGTTTGCTGCCAGGGAACTTGCCTGTCATAAATTGAAGATATTGATAATAGACATGGGAAGCGATGTCAATGATAGACATTGCTCCCTGGAACCAGAATTGAAGTGCACACACTGTTTGCCATGTGACATTATGTGCGGAGTGGGTGGTGCTGGTACTTACTCTGATGGTACCCTGAACCTAAGACCGGATATTGGCGGCGACCTCTCGGCATTCACGGAGGATGAAAATGAAGCATGGAACCTTGTAGAAGAGGTTGACGAGATTTTTTTGGAATATGGCGCTACAACCAAGACATCTATGCCAGATCAACAAGAAATTGAGATGTTACAGCGTAGGGCTGCATCAGTGGGTGCCAAGTTTATAGAAATACGGCAAAGGCATATAGGATCAGATGATGCAAAAGAGGTAATTTCACGATTCAAGCACGACCTTGATATCAAAGGCGTTCACTTTATGTTAAGAACAAGGGTTATCAATTTAATAATTAAAAATTGCACATGCTACGGCGTGATACTGGAAGATGGAACATATGTTACTTCAAAAAATGTATTACTTTGTCCAGGGAGAATTGGTTGTGAATGGGTGAGCCAGCTGGTGGCTGAACATTCTATTGAGGCAGGGTTTAGCGGAGTCGATATTGGAATAAGGGTGGAAGTCCCTGCGATAATAATGGACCCAGTCACCCGCATAAACCATGACCCTAAATTTCATATCAGCACTTCTAGATATGATGATTTTGTGAGAACTTTTTGCACCAATGAGCATGGATTTGTTGTGAAAGAAAATTATCAAGGATTTATTGCTACAAATGGACATTCCATGCATACGATGACTTCAGATAACACAAATTTTGCTTTTCTGGTACATGTGGAGTTGACGCATCCAATGGAAAACACAATCAAGTATGCAAAGTCGGTGGCAAAACTAGCTACTACCATTGGAGGTGGAAAACCTGTACTGCAAAGAATGGGAGATCTGCGCAGGGGCCGCCGTTCCACTGAAGCCAGAATTGCAAAAAATAATGTGAGGAATACCCTAAAGGATATAACTCCCGGGGATATTTCTATGGCACTGCCTCACAGGATAGTAATGGACATTATAGAAGGATTGGACACCCTTAATATGATCATCCCTGGAGTTAACTCCGACTCCACGCTCCTATATGCACCAGAAGTAAAACTTTATGCGATGGAAGTATCGGTGGACAAGAATATGCAAACAAGTGTAAAGGGACTTTTTGCTGCAGGAGATGGTACTGGCCTTTCCAGGGATCTGGTAAACTCTGCAGCAACGGGACTACTTGCAGCTAGAGGTATAGTTAAACTGAATTCAGCTTAAATGTACAAACTAAATGCATTGGGTATAGTGAATCAACGGAATGATCCTTGATGAAAGACAGTACAGTAAAAGGTTCCAATGTGTTAGAAGTTATGCTTTTTTGGACTTTAATTGATGATTTTGTAGTTTAAACAGAGAAAGAGCCATAATGGATAAATAAATATATATATGCTGTCCATTTGTCACATATATGGATTCGATCTCTGATACTTTTGGAGCAGGTGTTGCCAAAAAACGTTATGTTCTTGGCAGAAGAAATAACGAAGAACAGGGGCTTCTTAATCTTGGAAGATATCTTGCACTGGATGGCTCAGCTGGTTCTTATGTAGGGTTGGATGCTCTTGGGCCGCATTGCATTCTTATATGTGGTAAAAGAGGATATGGGAAGTCCTATACCATGGGCACCCTGGTAGAAGAACTCTCGTTACTTCCTGAAGGCATAAAGAATAATATAGCTTCTCTTGTTGTCGACACAATGGGAATCTTCTGGACAATGAAAAAAGCTAATAGGCCACAGGAAAGCTTACTTAAACAATGGTCCCTTGCTCCAAAAGGAGTAACTATAAAGGTATTTGTCCCTTCGGGAAGTGTAAAAAAGTACGATGAACAGAACATCGAAATTATTCCATTTTCGATACCCATCTCTTCAATGGATGGTTATTCATGGTGCAAAATCTTCAAGATAGATGAAGTATCTCCTCTGGGAGTACTGCTTATTAGAGTAGTTGCAGAACTCAGATCAATGTACGACAGATTTTCATTTGATACTATAATGGATATGATAATGGAAGACGAAAGAGCCGACAATTTGACAAAGAGTGCTGCTGAGAACTACATAATAACTGCATCTTCGTGGGGTATTTTTACAGAAGAAGGCGTCCACGTGAAAGACCTTGTGTGCAGAGGTTACACAACGGTGCTTGATGTCAGCACTCTAAAGGACTTAGATGTAAGAGCAGCAGTAGTTGGGCAAATAAGCAAGGAAATATACTACCAGCGCCTTGAGGCACGAAGATCAGAGGAGCGTATGTTAATGGGACAGGGACAAGATAATACGGGCATGCCCATGGTATGGATGTTCATAGATGAGGCACACCTTTTTGTACCCAACAGGAACAAGACACTTGCTTCAGATGTGCTTACCAATGAGTGGCTACGACAGGGCAGACAGCCGGGGCTTTCACTCATCCTTGCCACACAACGTCCTTCCGCCCTTGACCCCGAGGTCACTTCGCAGTCAGATGTATTGATATGTCATCGTTTGACAGCAGCTGAAGATATTAATGCTCTTGAATCTTTTCGACCAAGCTATATGAAAGAAAACATTGGTGATTCGATCCGAAAAATGGGAATGGAACAGGGAATAGCGTTTATACTTGATGACACTACAGAAGCAGCTCATGTGATAAGGATGAGACCACGGCTTAGCTGGCACGGAGGGAATGAACCAAGTGCATTGGGGTATAGGCAAGAAAAAAAGAGTGGAACATAATATACTAACAGGATATATGCACACTATTATCCACTTACATTAGTATTATTTAGGATTATTGTATTTAGATACTTGGCGTCAGTTCGAAATCTGGCAAGATTACTGTCATAAGTAAGAGTATTATATTTGGCTGTGATAAATATGAAAGGAAAAGTTTGGAAATTTGGTGATGATATTGATACCGATGCTGTGATCCCGGGCCGGTACCTCATAATGAACACACCCAAAGAACTTGCAGCACATGCTTTCGAGGGAGTACGACCAGAATTCCCCAAAAAAGTGCAAGAGAATGATATAATCGTTGCAGGTAATAATTTTGGCTGTGGGTCTTCGAGAGAACATGCCCCTCTGGCCCTGAAGGGAACAAAGATAGGTTGCGTAATAGCAAAATCGTTTGCACGTATATTTTTCAGGAATGCTATCAACATAGGAGTTCCACTCTTGGAATGTCCGGACACTGACAGTATAGACGATGGTGATATCCTAGAGATAGACTTTGCTACAGGAATCATCGAAAATATTACAAAGAGTGAGGAATATCAAGCCACACCATTGCCAGATTTTGTAAGGGGAATCGTAAATTCTGGCGGTCTTATAGATTATGCCAAGAAGATGGTCAAGTAAAAAATAAAAACAAATATCGAGTTCATAAGGAATAAACATGACACAGTACAAGATTCCAGTTATCCCTGGTGATGGCATTGGACCAGAAATCATTGCTGAAGGAAGAAAAGTAATAGAAGCTGCAGGTGAGAAATTCGGATTTGACGTTGAGTGGACAGAATACCCTATGGGTGCTGATCACTACTTACAAACAGGAGAACTAATTTCCCTCGATACGCTTAAAGAACTATCCAATTATCCCGTGATATACCTTGGTTCTATAGGAGACCCTAGAGTAGCCCCAGGTGTTCTGGAAAAAGGAGTTCTTCTGGCTGCAAGGTTCTATTTCGACCAGTACGTAAACCTTAGGCCAATTAAATTGCTGGAAGGGGTGTGGACACCTATAAAGGAAAAGACCCCACGGGACATAGATTTCACCGTGGTGAGAGAAAACACGGAAGATTTCTACATAGGTATCGGCGGAAAAGCCCAAAAGGGTGTTAGTAAGAACTTGCTGGAGGTTAAGAGAAAACTTTATTCAGCCAAGTTCGGCCTAGATATTGAGACAGATAGCGATGAAATTGCTTACCAGATAGGAATGATTTCAAAGGAAGGTACTCAAAGAGTGATCAAATACGCTTTTGACCTTGCTATGAAGAAAAAGAAACATGTATCTTCAGTGGACAAAGCAAATGTACTTTCAGATATATATGGATTTTGGAGAAGCGAATTCCAAGATATAGCTTCAAGTTATCCAGAAGTTACAACTGATTTTAACTATGTAGATGCTATAACTATGTGGTTTGTTAAAAATCCAGAGTGGTTCGATGTAGTTGTTACCCCCAACATGTTTGGAGATATAATTACAGACCTTGGTGCAATGATACAAGGTGGTCTTGGACTCGCCCCTGGAGGAAATATCAATCCTGAAGGTACGAGTATGTTTGAACCCATACATGGTTCTGCACCCAAGTACAAGGGGCAAAATAAGGTAAATCCCATAGCTACTATTTGGGCAGGTTCCCTTATGCTGGAGCAGCTTGGAGAAAGGGAGGCTGCAGATACAATAGTTGCTGCTATTGAAAAGAACATCCTTGACAATAAGGTGAAGACTTATGACATGGGTGGCACGTCAACTACATCTGATGTGGGCGATGATATTGCAAGAATAGTATCTTCGATATAAAATGTAATGCTTGCAGCTGCAGGCATTAACATTTATTTCCCTTTATTGAACAATTTATTCTATAATATCAGCTGGGAAGAGTAGTTTTTTATGAGTATGGTTATTTTATTCGACGAAGAGAGATAATTGAATATTATTGCTCTTCTTTTATTAATTACTGTATATTAATAGTGAGATAGCAGTTCTCCCTCGCTAGATTTAAATACATCTTAGTTTTTGTCGAATATATTACAATGTTCCTGTTTCATC encodes:
- a CDS encoding isocitrate/isopropylmalate dehydrogenase family protein, with product MTQYKIPVIPGDGIGPEIIAEGRKVIEAAGEKFGFDVEWTEYPMGADHYLQTGELISLDTLKELSNYPVIYLGSIGDPRVAPGVLEKGVLLAARFYFDQYVNLRPIKLLEGVWTPIKEKTPRDIDFTVVRENTEDFYIGIGGKAQKGVSKNLLEVKRKLYSAKFGLDIETDSDEIAYQIGMISKEGTQRVIKYAFDLAMKKKKHVSSVDKANVLSDIYGFWRSEFQDIASSYPEVTTDFNYVDAITMWFVKNPEWFDVVVTPNMFGDIITDLGAMIQGGLGLAPGGNINPEGTSMFEPIHGSAPKYKGQNKVNPIATIWAGSLMLEQLGEREAADTIVAAIEKNILDNKVKTYDMGGTSTTSDVGDDIARIVSSI
- a CDS encoding NAD(P)/FAD-dependent oxidoreductase, whose protein sequence is MTSSFNRPDYDVIIVGAGPAGMFAARELACHKLKILIIDMGSDVNDRHCSLEPELKCTHCLPCDIMCGVGGAGTYSDGTLNLRPDIGGDLSAFTEDENEAWNLVEEVDEIFLEYGATTKTSMPDQQEIEMLQRRAASVGAKFIEIRQRHIGSDDAKEVISRFKHDLDIKGVHFMLRTRVINLIIKNCTCYGVILEDGTYVTSKNVLLCPGRIGCEWVSQLVAEHSIEAGFSGVDIGIRVEVPAIIMDPVTRINHDPKFHISTSRYDDFVRTFCTNEHGFVVKENYQGFIATNGHSMHTMTSDNTNFAFLVHVELTHPMENTIKYAKSVAKLATTIGGGKPVLQRMGDLRRGRRSTEARIAKNNVRNTLKDITPGDISMALPHRIVMDIIEGLDTLNMIIPGVNSDSTLLYAPEVKLYAMEVSVDKNMQTSVKGLFAAGDGTGLSRDLVNSAATGLLAARGIVKLNSA
- a CDS encoding M48 family metallopeptidase, whose protein sequence is MATNISSSIKINDSDIPYEVIFRKIKYPRLEYRHGNLKLIAPAGFREHEKLLNKHKIWIYRRFVAHKQRILFTAELELYSGRTEGQLQEYVESLIVSIGAELGVFPRKVAFRQMRTKWGSCSSKGNINLNTYLKHLPERLIEYVVFHEMVHLIEMNHGPRFKKLMQVKFHEHKTLEKQLHGYWLAIAEKYAV
- a CDS encoding helix-turn-helix domain-containing protein is translated as MQNAEDESNNSDKVLVLPLNEDSKKVTQALSNEKALKMLEILADKPMSATTLSEKMGLPLTTIKYNLDSLIEADLIKVKETKWSQKGREIKIYEPVQKLIVVVPGTKNVDRSSIMGMLKKYLGLFISAVFAATGIEYLTRRMGVYSSANYYPSVLEEAAMKSSEYGGSINESLGYGSTVYDRATAANEASPMLATMVSNDTTDTVIMGSNQIVNATSAIPAKGLSTPYVATAGLNATDMNATIAPLQSPSSEDVTVLTGTTPGLIPPDLLAHISVWFFFGCMFVIIFMLIREIYYRKKAL
- a CDS encoding DUF87 domain-containing protein, which translates into the protein MDSISDTFGAGVAKKRYVLGRRNNEEQGLLNLGRYLALDGSAGSYVGLDALGPHCILICGKRGYGKSYTMGTLVEELSLLPEGIKNNIASLVVDTMGIFWTMKKANRPQESLLKQWSLAPKGVTIKVFVPSGSVKKYDEQNIEIIPFSIPISSMDGYSWCKIFKIDEVSPLGVLLIRVVAELRSMYDRFSFDTIMDMIMEDERADNLTKSAAENYIITASSWGIFTEEGVHVKDLVCRGYTTVLDVSTLKDLDVRAAVVGQISKEIYYQRLEARRSEERMLMGQGQDNTGMPMVWMFIDEAHLFVPNRNKTLASDVLTNEWLRQGRQPGLSLILATQRPSALDPEVTSQSDVLICHRLTAAEDINALESFRPSYMKENIGDSIRKMGMEQGIAFILDDTTEAAHVIRMRPRLSWHGGNEPSALGYRQEKKSGT
- the truA gene encoding tRNA pseudouridine(38-40) synthase TruA translates to MRVALKIAYVGTGYHGSQIQPDVATIEGELFNALKELEIIDDPKTASFQSSGRTDAGVHARGQVVAFNTEKPNLSIPRVINSKLPNSIWVWAHAEVPDDFDPRRDASSRVYRYIMSGEQYDISMIRSASKILVGEHDFSNFCSKDEDKSTVRDVKRIDVRVSGVLTKIDVEANSFLWNMIRKMVTALTMVGSRVRDEAWLKQMLDPESYEEGLESAQSYGLTLMEVKYPMEMPWIEDAYSLRRASEKVQEYLVRHRVMAEVMQELVPKE
- a CDS encoding formate--phosphoribosylaminoimidazolecarboxamide ligase produces the protein MIEKDQIMKIVETYDLDNIAIATVCSHSSLQIFDGARKEGFKTIGICVDKPPKFYNAFPKAKPDEFIVVDSYQAIPSIAEELVKKNAIVVPHGSFVEYLGTEKFTEFPVPTFGNRNVLEWESDRNKEREWLEGARIHMPKLVKPEDINGPVMVKYHGAKGGRGFFVAKNYEDFLENVDKTQKYNIQEFIVGTRYYLHFFYSPLKTEGYTLSTGVLEMLSMDRRVESNADEIFRLGSPRELEDAGIHPTYVVTGNVPLVARESLLPLIFELGERVVEQSLKLFDGMIGPFCLETVFTDKLEIKVFEISARIVAGTNLYPAGSPYSDFIEPGLSTGRRIAQEISLARKLKQLDKILS
- a CDS encoding tetratricopeptide repeat protein, encoding MVVNKKYIILNLVFIAIFCAGCIGTDESDSWNGKGNDLVEDGKYTEAIQAFNKSIELDPQNGEAWFNKGVALAEIGNNEEAIQAFDKAIQLKPNNAEYLSEKGIVLRKIGRYEEATQIYDKIIEIDPLDGFAWYNKGIALYYMGKHEEAIQAYNKSTELEPQFATAWYNKGYAFYNMGRYEEAIQAFEKAIEIDSKDAKTWNYKGLAYSELGRYYESLVAFNKAIEIDPQYTKALDNKAYVLNQMERFEEAIQVCNKSIKIDPKDVKAWSYKGHALNKMGRAEEALQAYNNATTIDPQDTEAWNYKGNGLYDMNKYEEAIQSYNKATEIDPQYAEAWKNKARTYYAMTEYENAINAYNKAIELEPEDAETWDSKGTALRRIGKYDESIAAYDKAIEINSQSTSIQMHKGYALYEMEKYEEANQVFEKVIEINPQHFDAWYSKGNALREMGETNSAIQAYDKAIEINPNYALAWYNKGIAFDQAGDYTEAASCYAKAKELGYEEI
- a CDS encoding 3-isopropylmalate dehydratase small subunit, with amino-acid sequence MKGKVWKFGDDIDTDAVIPGRYLIMNTPKELAAHAFEGVRPEFPKKVQENDIIVAGNNFGCGSSREHAPLALKGTKIGCVIAKSFARIFFRNAINIGVPLLECPDTDSIDDGDILEIDFATGIIENITKSEEYQATPLPDFVRGIVNSGGLIDYAKKMVK